One Vicinamibacteria bacterium DNA window includes the following coding sequences:
- a CDS encoding DUF2878 domain-containing protein, whose product MKLLFNVALFQIGWFASVLGAAHDRPYLGPLIVGVALAVHLRFFATKREGFLILASALLGAVAESAIGLTGVIAYRADPPPSWLCPPWIVAMWTNFSLTLRHSLRWLERRFVLAAIAGAVGGPLAYLTGRRLGAIELIEPVAAILLLAALWRIALLLLFAMSRHLKKNQA is encoded by the coding sequence GTGAAGCTCCTCTTCAACGTCGCTCTCTTCCAAATCGGGTGGTTCGCCTCCGTCCTGGGGGCGGCCCATGACCGCCCTTACCTGGGGCCTCTGATCGTCGGCGTGGCTCTCGCCGTCCACCTCCGCTTTTTCGCGACGAAGCGGGAAGGATTCCTGATTCTGGCGAGCGCCCTCCTCGGTGCCGTCGCCGAATCGGCCATCGGCCTCACCGGAGTCATCGCGTACCGCGCCGATCCGCCTCCGTCGTGGCTTTGCCCTCCGTGGATTGTCGCCATGTGGACGAATTTCTCGCTCACCCTTCGCCACTCGCTCCGCTGGCTCGAGCGCCGCTTCGTGCTGGCCGCAATCGCCGGCGCAGTGGGCGGGCCGCTCGCCTACCTGACCGGGCGACGGCTCGGCGCCATCGAGCTCATCGAGCCCGTGGCCGCAATCCTTTTACTTGCTGCTCTTTGGAGAATCGCCCTTCTCCTGCTTTTTGCCATGTCTAGACATCTCAAGAAAAATCAAGCCTGA
- a CDS encoding cyclopropane-fatty-acyl-phospholipid synthase family protein — translation MKESFTLSTACIRESSRVAAFLDHLARSFVHRCCRHVGGGRIRLVEGGSCQEFGPRELPLTATVEVHDTSAYRAALLGGTIGAAEAYIDGLWSTDDLPGLVRLFARSDAAHHGLEGGLARLARPARVLHQLSRRNTRRGSRRNIAEHYDLGNDFYRLFLDETLAYSCGIFEDEAASLRDASVAKFDRICRKLQLSHADRIVEIGTGWGGFAIHAAHHFGCRVTTTTISREQYDLSRERVREAGLSGKVEVLLEDYRDLSGVYDKLVSIEMIEAVGHRNLDTFFAKCARLLRPEGSMLLQSITIADQRYERHRRDVDFIKRYIFPGSTIPSVTALVRSMTRASDLRLIDLDDITSHYTTTLRKWRERFLENVNAVRRLGFSEQFVRMWDFYFSYCEGGFAERYIGDVQLHFVKPSWRPTSAAS, via the coding sequence ATGAAAGAATCTTTCACCCTTTCCACCGCCTGCATAAGGGAATCGAGTCGCGTGGCGGCGTTCCTCGACCATCTCGCGCGAAGCTTCGTCCATCGCTGCTGCCGTCACGTCGGCGGAGGCAGGATTCGCCTCGTGGAAGGAGGCTCGTGTCAGGAATTTGGCCCGCGCGAGCTTCCGCTCACCGCGACCGTCGAGGTACACGACACCAGCGCGTACCGTGCGGCGCTTCTTGGCGGGACCATCGGGGCGGCCGAGGCGTACATTGATGGCCTGTGGTCCACCGACGATCTCCCCGGTCTCGTGCGGCTCTTCGCCAGGAGCGATGCGGCTCACCACGGTCTCGAGGGCGGTCTCGCGAGGCTTGCCCGGCCGGCAAGAGTCCTCCATCAGCTCTCGCGAAGGAACACGCGCCGGGGCAGCCGACGAAACATCGCCGAGCACTACGATCTTGGAAACGACTTCTACCGCTTGTTTCTGGACGAGACGCTCGCCTATTCCTGCGGGATCTTCGAGGACGAAGCCGCCTCTCTTCGCGACGCATCGGTCGCCAAGTTCGACCGAATCTGCCGGAAGCTCCAGCTTTCCCACGCGGATCGCATCGTCGAGATCGGAACCGGATGGGGCGGCTTCGCCATCCACGCTGCCCACCACTTCGGCTGTCGGGTGACGACGACGACGATCTCGCGGGAACAGTACGACCTTTCGCGGGAGCGCGTCCGGGAAGCGGGGCTCTCAGGCAAGGTCGAGGTCCTCCTAGAGGACTACCGGGACCTCAGCGGCGTCTACGACAAGCTCGTTTCGATCGAGATGATCGAGGCTGTCGGCCACCGAAACCTCGATACGTTCTTTGCCAAGTGCGCCCGCCTCCTTCGCCCCGAGGGGTCGATGCTGCTCCAGTCGATCACGATCGCCGACCAGCGCTACGAGCGCCACCGTCGCGACGTCGATTTCATCAAGCGTTACATCTTTCCCGGTTCCACCATTCCTTCGGTCACGGCCCTCGTAAGGTCGATGACGCGGGCGAGCGACCTTCGACTCATCGACCTTGACGACATCACCTCGCACTACACGACCACTCTGCGGAAATGGCGGGAGCGATTTCTGGAGAATGTAAACGCCGTTCGCCGCCTCGGATTCTCGGAGCAGTTCGTCCGGATGTGGGACTTCTACTTCAGCTATTGCGAAGGTGGGTTCGCCGAACGCTACATCGGCGATGTGCAGTTGCACTTTGTGAAGCCTTCCTGGCGTCCAACCAGCGCGGCGTCGTGA